The following are from one region of the Thermococcus cleftensis genome:
- a CDS encoding ribbon-helix-helix domain-containing protein has protein sequence MAEEKKYTTVSIPKPLYDKIKARIEGTGFTSVSDYVTYVLREVLASLEEEEKEEVFTEEEEEKVKERLRALGYLD, from the coding sequence ATGGCTGAGGAGAAGAAGTACACCACCGTTTCCATACCCAAGCCCCTCTACGACAAGATTAAGGCCAGAATAGAGGGCACGGGCTTCACCTCGGTATCTGACTACGTGACCTACGTCCTCCGCGAGGTTCTGGCGAGTCTCGAAGAGGAGGAGAAGGAGGAGGTCTTCACCGAGGAGGAGGAAGAGAAGGTCAAGGAGAGGCTTCGCGCCCTCGGTTACCTCGACTGA
- a CDS encoding DUF2283 domain-containing protein: MEISYDPKHDVMYIRFSHAKVVDTVEVEKGVLVDYGENGEIVGIEIIGASMRTHAPITEITFKLEEATAG; encoded by the coding sequence ATGGAGATATCTTACGATCCCAAGCATGATGTGATGTACATCAGGTTCAGCCATGCCAAGGTAGTTGATACCGTGGAGGTCGAGAAGGGGGTCCTCGTAGATTACGGTGAAAACGGGGAGATAGTAGGCATCGAGATAATAGGAGCCTCCATGAGAACCCATGCCCCCATAACAGAGATAACTTTCAAACTGGAGGAAGCTACGGCGGGGTGA
- a CDS encoding sulfatase-like hydrolase/transferase, which translates to MWRLDNPHVVFIVLDTLRKDYGRLVERSLSELGFVVYENVIAPAPWTLPSHASLFSGLYPALHGAHETRDVKNYGVRFRGPNSLLRIFDELGYSTHLISANMFVRPGFGFSGFDRFLDVYSNRTFSLFSPRERALLSRLWTEVDGSKLAFLRGLAASGEYGLLLKLFPGIALQRAHAWYKRTFQHWPIEKGSRRAVAAVRGMEFTEPTFLFINLMEVHQPLFLNRHVSFYLNFKKGGPDRGLIELWRRRYGEAVEYLNSRLLELMGVLKRKGVFDESLIVVLSDHGELIGEHGKVLHGTFLYDELLRVPLMVKYPESWEVELSHESGYISLTSIPRFISSLLSGNSTDLPLYSPVVFSESYGVSNPFDLSVLSDDELELYRFFDRYRVAVYREHLKGIFNVRDWKFEEVISYDPRLEVTEDDVAGLKREVVGFLGRVASHRKRLTRLK; encoded by the coding sequence GTGTGGAGGTTGGATAATCCCCATGTCGTGTTTATAGTGCTTGATACCCTCAGGAAAGACTACGGGAGGCTCGTTGAGAGATCCCTTTCCGAGCTGGGCTTCGTCGTCTATGAAAACGTCATAGCCCCAGCCCCCTGGACGCTACCAAGCCATGCTTCCCTCTTCAGCGGGCTTTACCCCGCCCTCCACGGTGCCCACGAGACAAGGGACGTTAAGAACTATGGTGTTAGGTTCAGGGGACCAAACTCGCTCCTCCGGATCTTTGATGAACTGGGCTACTCGACCCACCTAATCAGTGCCAACATGTTCGTCCGGCCGGGCTTCGGCTTCTCGGGTTTTGACCGCTTCCTGGACGTGTACTCAAACAGAACGTTTTCCCTGTTCAGTCCCAGGGAGAGGGCCCTCCTATCCCGGCTGTGGACCGAGGTGGACGGTTCAAAACTCGCCTTCCTCAGGGGGCTCGCGGCCTCTGGGGAGTATGGACTGCTCCTCAAGCTCTTTCCCGGGATCGCCCTCCAGCGAGCCCACGCATGGTACAAGCGCACGTTCCAGCACTGGCCCATAGAGAAGGGATCCAGAAGGGCGGTGGCGGCTGTACGGGGAATGGAGTTCACAGAACCCACTTTTCTCTTTATTAACCTGATGGAGGTTCATCAGCCCCTTTTCCTTAACAGGCACGTCTCATTTTACCTTAACTTCAAGAAGGGAGGGCCCGATAGGGGATTGATTGAACTCTGGAGGAGACGTTACGGGGAGGCGGTTGAATACCTCAACTCACGGCTCCTTGAGCTGATGGGGGTTCTGAAGCGGAAGGGTGTCTTCGATGAGTCCTTGATCGTTGTCCTGAGCGACCACGGTGAGCTGATAGGGGAGCACGGCAAGGTGCTCCACGGAACCTTCCTTTACGATGAACTGCTCAGGGTCCCCCTGATGGTGAAGTACCCTGAGTCCTGGGAAGTTGAGCTGAGTCATGAAAGCGGGTACATCAGCCTGACGTCGATCCCGCGCTTCATCTCGTCTCTCCTGTCCGGGAACTCCACGGATTTGCCCCTCTACTCTCCGGTGGTTTTCTCGGAGAGCTACGGGGTTTCCAACCCCTTTGACCTGTCCGTCCTCTCCGATGATGAGCTTGAGTTATACAGGTTCTTCGACAGGTACCGGGTGGCGGTTTACAGGGAGCATCTCAAGGGAATTTTCAACGTCCGGGATTGGAAGTTTGAGGAGGTGATATCTTACGACCCCCGGCTGGAGGTCACGGAGGACGATGTGGCCGGACTTAAACGGGAGGTTGTTGGCTTCCTGGGCAGGGTCGCTTCCCACAGGAAGCGCCTTACCCGCCTGAAATGA
- a CDS encoding alkaline phosphatase family protein: MEFERKVKEGMERTKKVLVIGLDSAPPELLFNRFIDDMPNVKKLLEKSVYGPMQTGIPAITIPMWMVMVTGKTPGELGLYGFRHRTGYSYTDYWIAHSKKVKEPTLWDHLGERGKKSIIVGVPPTYPPKPINGHLVSCFITPDASVDYTYPRELKGEIERLVGEYIFDVPFRREAKDEVKEGIWEMTEKRFEVIRYLIQEKEWDYFHFVEIGLDRLHHAFWRYFDPNHHLYPGKGNKYENVIPDYYRLLDREIGETLKLIDLDETAVFIVSDHGIKAMHGNFAVNQWLAEEGLLKVKNPAALHDGKIKRFESLEVDWKETTAWGWGGYYSRVFLNVLGREKAGKVPLSRFEKVRDEVAEQIRSIRGPNGEKWDTKVFYPEDIYPIAKGSKPDIMVYFDNLNWRAAGTVGHPSNYLPENDTGPDDANHSEFGVFSMYLPGFDESRATRLSIYDFAPTMLRLFGIEEPLASMHGRSILP; this comes from the coding sequence ATGGAGTTTGAAAGGAAAGTTAAGGAGGGAATGGAGCGGACGAAGAAGGTGCTCGTCATAGGCCTCGACTCCGCCCCGCCGGAGCTGCTGTTCAACCGCTTCATCGACGACATGCCCAACGTGAAGAAGCTCCTCGAAAAGTCCGTCTACGGCCCGATGCAGACGGGAATACCGGCGATAACCATTCCAATGTGGATGGTGATGGTTACTGGAAAAACGCCGGGCGAGCTCGGCCTCTACGGCTTCAGGCACAGGACCGGCTACAGCTACACCGACTACTGGATAGCTCACAGCAAAAAGGTCAAGGAGCCGACTCTCTGGGATCACCTCGGTGAGCGCGGAAAGAAGTCGATAATCGTCGGTGTTCCGCCAACCTACCCGCCGAAGCCGATCAACGGCCACCTCGTGAGCTGCTTCATAACGCCAGACGCGAGCGTTGATTACACATACCCGAGGGAGCTGAAGGGCGAGATAGAGCGCCTTGTCGGGGAGTACATCTTCGACGTCCCGTTCCGGAGGGAAGCCAAGGACGAGGTCAAGGAAGGCATCTGGGAGATGACGGAGAAGCGGTTCGAGGTCATACGCTACCTCATTCAGGAGAAGGAGTGGGACTACTTCCACTTCGTCGAGATTGGCCTGGATAGACTCCACCACGCCTTCTGGCGCTACTTCGACCCGAACCACCACCTCTACCCCGGGAAGGGAAACAAATACGAGAACGTCATTCCGGACTACTACAGGCTGCTGGACAGGGAGATAGGCGAGACGCTCAAGCTCATAGACCTCGACGAGACCGCTGTTTTCATCGTCTCCGACCACGGGATAAAGGCCATGCACGGCAACTTCGCGGTGAACCAGTGGTTAGCTGAGGAGGGCCTGCTGAAGGTAAAGAACCCTGCGGCCCTCCACGACGGAAAGATCAAGCGCTTCGAGAGCCTTGAGGTCGACTGGAAGGAAACCACCGCCTGGGGCTGGGGCGGCTACTACTCGCGCGTTTTCCTCAACGTCCTTGGAAGGGAGAAAGCCGGGAAGGTACCGCTCTCTAGGTTCGAGAAGGTAAGGGACGAGGTTGCTGAGCAGATACGCTCCATACGCGGCCCGAACGGCGAGAAGTGGGACACGAAGGTGTTCTACCCGGAGGATATATATCCGATAGCGAAGGGAAGCAAGCCGGACATAATGGTCTACTTTGACAACCTCAACTGGCGCGCGGCGGGAACCGTCGGCCACCCGAGCAATTATCTACCGGAAAACGACACCGGGCCGGACGATGCAAACCACTCAGAGTTCGGAGTGTTCTCAATGTATCTGCCTGGCTTCGACGAGAGCAGAGCAACGCGGCTGAGCATCTACGACTTCGCTCCAACCATGCTCAGGCTCTTCGGCATAGAGGAGCCTCTCGCCAGTATGCACGGAAGGAGCATTCTACCATGA
- a CDS encoding DHH family phosphoesterase: protein MNLIVHHWDTDGVTSAALLVKALDLDGFTNMTAPIGEFRFDERIWDAIEKAKRLYVLDFNVPDEVEMVKVETLFIDHHAQRRIKNPLVEQVNPSLEGEHYPSCSLVVSERFGLFNAWSALGAVGDVGEKAFELERVRKLLEREGISREDALRLVELIDSNYIAVDREAVEDAVRVLLSHEVKELLEYGPWVKKAEAIREAIEGAVSGVEERNGFAIARFESPFNIISKVARKLVWELGYRGAVVINGNFHGKAQLYFRISGEEAERINMAEVIERIKALGTNAGGKREVLGCVCERDKIEDALKIVEEYLR, encoded by the coding sequence GTGAACCTAATCGTCCACCACTGGGACACGGACGGAGTAACCTCTGCCGCCCTTCTGGTCAAAGCGCTTGACTTAGACGGGTTCACCAACATGACGGCGCCGATAGGTGAGTTCCGCTTCGACGAGAGGATCTGGGACGCCATCGAGAAGGCCAAGAGGCTCTACGTCCTCGACTTCAACGTTCCGGACGAGGTTGAGATGGTAAAGGTGGAGACGCTCTTCATAGACCACCACGCCCAGCGGAGAATCAAAAACCCCCTCGTTGAGCAGGTGAACCCCTCACTCGAAGGCGAACACTACCCCTCATGCTCACTCGTCGTTTCAGAGCGCTTTGGGCTTTTCAACGCCTGGAGCGCTCTCGGCGCCGTTGGAGACGTAGGAGAGAAGGCCTTTGAGCTGGAGAGGGTCAGAAAGCTTCTGGAAAGGGAGGGAATCTCGCGGGAAGATGCGTTAAGGCTCGTCGAGCTTATCGATTCGAACTACATAGCGGTGGACAGGGAAGCCGTGGAGGACGCAGTTAGGGTTCTTTTAAGCCACGAGGTGAAAGAGCTCCTTGAGTACGGGCCGTGGGTGAAAAAGGCAGAGGCGATCAGGGAGGCCATCGAGGGGGCGGTTTCGGGCGTCGAGGAGCGGAACGGCTTCGCCATAGCCCGCTTCGAGAGCCCCTTCAACATCATCTCAAAGGTTGCCAGAAAGCTCGTCTGGGAGCTCGGTTACAGGGGCGCGGTGGTCATCAACGGGAACTTCCACGGAAAAGCACAGCTTTACTTCAGGATCTCCGGCGAGGAAGCGGAGAGGATAAACATGGCCGAGGTCATTGAACGCATTAAAGCCCTCGGAACCAACGCCGGCGGCAAGAGGGAAGTCCTCGGCTGCGTCTGCGAGAGGGATAAAATCGAGGACGCGCTCAAGATCGTTGAAGAATACCTGAGGTGA
- a CDS encoding sulfotransferase family protein, protein MGMAEKLLARFNHSVDAFASLVHNYRMEDTIAIFGSPRSGSTWLMELLESIPGYKSVFEPFHPRWYPEFGRNGFPYTPYVPDETELAWLGDYLERVFSGRVHARFPYRRPVLPRLRASKLVVKFVRANTVLPWVAGNFELRGFYFIIRHPCATIASQIATGYYSRITPEQLANEVRKVEGLEELAGRVARLNTEIGRLAAVWAFENYVPLSSERPFPWYTVVYERLIVNPAEELEAVFGHIGEGVPEGAWKKVKKPSMVTRKSYGKEYIGTPKQLLKWKDKLSERQVGEILEVVSWFGLDFYTAEPEPDYDALGEGGVEVG, encoded by the coding sequence ATGGGAATGGCTGAAAAGTTGCTCGCCCGCTTCAATCACTCCGTCGATGCCTTTGCTTCACTCGTTCACAATTACAGAATGGAGGACACCATAGCGATATTTGGAAGCCCGCGCTCTGGCTCGACCTGGCTTATGGAGCTTCTCGAGTCCATTCCGGGCTACAAGTCGGTGTTCGAGCCCTTCCACCCTAGATGGTATCCCGAGTTCGGAAGGAACGGCTTTCCGTACACCCCCTATGTTCCTGACGAGACCGAGCTGGCCTGGCTCGGTGATTACCTGGAGAGGGTCTTCTCGGGAAGGGTTCACGCGAGGTTCCCCTACCGCCGCCCCGTGCTCCCCAGGCTGAGGGCATCGAAACTGGTCGTCAAGTTTGTGAGGGCCAACACAGTCCTTCCCTGGGTGGCGGGGAACTTCGAGCTGAGGGGCTTCTACTTCATAATCCGCCACCCCTGCGCCACCATAGCGTCCCAGATTGCGACGGGTTACTATTCAAGGATAACTCCAGAGCAGCTGGCCAATGAAGTGCGCAAGGTGGAGGGCCTGGAGGAGCTGGCCGGGCGCGTTGCCCGCTTGAATACCGAGATAGGCCGCCTCGCCGCGGTGTGGGCCTTTGAGAACTACGTTCCCCTCTCCTCGGAGAGACCCTTCCCATGGTACACGGTGGTGTATGAGCGCCTCATCGTAAACCCGGCGGAGGAGCTTGAGGCTGTATTTGGCCACATCGGGGAGGGGGTTCCGGAGGGGGCATGGAAGAAAGTGAAAAAGCCGAGCATGGTCACGAGGAAAAGCTACGGAAAGGAGTACATAGGAACCCCCAAACAGCTCCTCAAGTGGAAGGACAAGCTGAGCGAGAGGCAGGTTGGGGAGATACTCGAGGTCGTCTCGTGGTTCGGCCTAGATTTCTACACCGCGGAGCCTGAGCCGGATTACGACGCCCTCGGGGAGGGGGGTGTGGAGGTTGGATAA
- the cysC gene encoding adenylyl-sulfate kinase has translation MKNLEKGFTIWLTGPSGAGKTTLAVKLARKLREMGYRVEILDGDTIRKTLYPNLGFSKEAREMHNRVVIHMAKLLSRNGVIAIVSLISPYRTVREYARKEIGDFMEVYVYAPLEVRIQRDPKGLYAKALRGEIKGLTGYDGVYEEPENPEVKVDSSKMTPEEEVDAVIEKARELGYLP, from the coding sequence ATGAAGAACCTTGAAAAGGGATTCACCATCTGGCTCACGGGGCCGAGCGGTGCTGGAAAAACTACCCTGGCGGTAAAGCTCGCCAGAAAGCTCAGGGAGATGGGCTACCGGGTTGAAATACTCGACGGGGATACCATAAGAAAGACCCTCTACCCGAACCTCGGGTTTTCCAAGGAAGCCAGGGAGATGCACAACCGCGTTGTTATCCACATGGCGAAGCTCCTCAGCAGGAACGGGGTTATAGCGATAGTCTCGCTGATTTCACCCTACAGGACCGTCAGGGAGTACGCGAGGAAGGAGATTGGGGACTTCATGGAGGTCTACGTCTACGCCCCCCTCGAGGTGAGGATCCAGCGCGACCCTAAGGGGCTTTACGCGAAGGCATTAAGGGGCGAGATAAAGGGCCTGACCGGCTACGACGGCGTCTACGAGGAACCCGAGAACCCCGAGGTGAAGGTGGACAGCTCGAAGATGACGCCGGAGGAGGAGGTCGATGCGGTAATAGAGAAGGCCAGGGAGCTCGGCTACCTGCCCTGA
- a CDS encoding antitoxin family protein, with amino-acid sequence MEEVEVVYENGVFKPLKKVRLKEGTHGKVIIELGLADIIESFGEKVKRDVLKEFLEERNKIYCG; translated from the coding sequence ATGGAAGAAGTTGAAGTGGTTTACGAGAACGGCGTCTTCAAGCCTCTGAAAAAGGTCAGGCTGAAAGAAGGCACTCACGGGAAGGTCATCATAGAACTTGGCCTGGCTGACATCATTGAGAGCTTTGGGGAGAAGGTAAAACGGGACGTCCTTAAGGAGTTCCTGGAGGAAAGAAATAAAATTTATTGCGGGTGA
- a CDS encoding sulfite exporter TauE/SafE family protein — MNPLTFVGLGFLVGFLVGLTGVGGGALMTPSLIFLGVEPLTAVGTDLLYATVTRVFGVFFHGRKGRIRYDIALRLLAGSVPAIVLGGIILREIDRNALNDYLTLLLGTILVVSAVLSLLKGEFRVPVRPRWAYIYLLGFIVGLTVQFTSVGAGVIVSFTLMNVARLDPKEVVGVTITYGLALSALSFLNYAGMGSVDYHLAGALTLGTLPGVYMGTHVNRNAEGEKLKRAMNVIILLIGLLTLFGG; from the coding sequence TTGAACCCGCTGACCTTCGTAGGACTGGGCTTTCTCGTCGGCTTTCTCGTGGGCCTAACGGGGGTCGGCGGCGGGGCCCTGATGACCCCTTCCCTAATCTTTCTCGGCGTTGAACCCCTAACTGCCGTCGGAACCGACCTGCTCTACGCCACCGTCACAAGGGTCTTTGGCGTCTTCTTCCACGGGAGGAAGGGCAGGATACGGTACGACATAGCGCTCCGCCTCCTAGCCGGAAGCGTCCCGGCGATAGTTCTGGGCGGGATAATCCTCCGCGAGATAGACCGGAACGCCCTCAACGACTATCTTACCCTCCTCCTCGGGACGATACTCGTCGTCAGCGCGGTTCTGAGCCTTCTCAAGGGTGAATTCCGCGTCCCGGTAAGGCCGAGGTGGGCCTACATTTACCTTCTCGGCTTCATCGTTGGCCTGACGGTTCAGTTCACCTCCGTCGGAGCTGGCGTCATAGTCAGTTTCACCCTGATGAACGTCGCCAGGCTCGACCCGAAAGAAGTCGTCGGCGTCACGATAACTTACGGTCTGGCGCTTTCGGCCCTCAGCTTCCTGAACTACGCGGGAATGGGAAGCGTGGACTACCACCTCGCCGGAGCATTAACCCTCGGAACCCTGCCCGGCGTCTACATGGGGACGCACGTGAACAGGAACGCGGAGGGGGAGAAGCTTAAAAGGGCCATGAACGTGATAATCCTGCTGATAGGACTGCTGACCCTGTTCGGTGGGTGA
- the sat gene encoding sulfate adenylyltransferase, with translation MVSKPHGGKLVRRLVAERTRERILSEQREYPRVQIEHGRAIDLENIAHGVYSPLKGFLTSDDFQNVLDEMRLSDDTPWTIPIVLDVGERTFDEGDAILLYYDDLPIARMHVEEIYTYDKREFAVKVFKTDDINHPGVARVMSMGDYLVGGEIELLNELPNPFAKYTLRPVETRVLFKELGWKTIVAFQTRNVPHLGHEYVQKAALTFVDGLFINPVLGRKKKGDYKDEVIIKAYEALFRHYYPRDSATLATVRYEMRYAGPREAIHHAIMRKNFGATHFIVGRDHAGVGDYYGPYEAWDTFDNFPDLGITPMFIREAFYCKKCGGMVNAKICPHGEEFHVHISGTKLRKMIMAGEQPPEYMMRPEVYEVVRSFENPFVE, from the coding sequence ATGGTCTCAAAGCCCCACGGAGGCAAGCTTGTCAGGAGACTCGTTGCCGAGAGAACCCGCGAGAGGATCCTGAGCGAGCAGAGGGAATACCCGCGTGTCCAGATCGAACACGGCCGTGCAATAGACCTCGAGAACATCGCCCACGGCGTTTATTCACCCCTCAAGGGCTTCCTCACGAGCGACGACTTCCAGAACGTTCTTGATGAGATGCGCCTGAGCGACGACACGCCCTGGACGATCCCGATTGTCCTCGACGTTGGCGAGAGAACCTTCGACGAGGGGGACGCGATACTCCTCTACTACGACGACCTTCCCATAGCTAGAATGCACGTCGAGGAGATATACACCTACGATAAGAGGGAGTTCGCCGTCAAGGTCTTCAAGACGGACGACATCAACCACCCTGGCGTCGCTAGGGTAATGAGCATGGGCGACTACCTCGTTGGGGGCGAGATTGAGCTCCTCAACGAACTCCCGAACCCCTTCGCGAAATACACCCTCAGGCCGGTCGAGACGAGGGTTCTCTTCAAGGAGCTGGGCTGGAAGACGATAGTGGCTTTCCAGACAAGGAACGTGCCCCACCTCGGCCACGAGTACGTCCAGAAGGCGGCACTCACCTTCGTTGACGGCCTCTTCATAAACCCCGTCCTCGGAAGGAAGAAGAAAGGCGACTACAAGGACGAGGTCATAATAAAGGCCTACGAGGCGCTCTTCAGGCACTACTACCCCAGGGACAGCGCGACTTTAGCTACTGTTCGTTACGAGATGCGCTACGCGGGCCCGAGGGAGGCAATTCACCACGCGATAATGAGGAAGAACTTCGGTGCGACGCACTTCATCGTCGGAAGGGATCACGCAGGTGTCGGCGACTACTACGGGCCCTACGAGGCCTGGGACACCTTCGACAACTTCCCGGACCTCGGCATAACCCCGATGTTCATCAGGGAGGCCTTTTACTGCAAGAAGTGCGGCGGAATGGTGAACGCGAAGATATGCCCGCACGGCGAGGAGTTCCACGTCCACATAAGCGGGACGAAGCTCAGGAAGATGATAATGGCCGGTGAGCAACCGCCGGAGTACATGATGAGGCCGGAGGTCTACGAGGTCGTCAGGAGCTTCGAGAACCCCTTCGTTGAGTGA
- a CDS encoding cation diffusion facilitator family transporter translates to MEEIYKPIWVSIIGNVLLAVLKLIVGFLYSSIALISDGVHSLSDVVTSLIGYAGIKISSKPPDKSHPFGHSRFEPLVAFLIGEALIVVAYEIGRDSLMRLLHGETIEVNGLMLGVTVVSILAKELMFRYSVHIGRKLNSQILIADAYHHRSDVLSSVAVLIGLGAQKLGFQHGDSLAGLVVSVFLVKVALEIILENVGYLTGKAPSFEVCEEIKRRALSVPNVLGVHDLRAHYVGSKLHVELHVEVPPELSLKEAHDISEEVKRRIEEIPDVEVAFVHVDIKGVTE, encoded by the coding sequence GTGGAGGAGATTTACAAGCCGATATGGGTCAGCATAATTGGCAACGTTCTTCTCGCAGTCCTCAAGCTAATCGTGGGTTTCCTTTATTCCAGCATAGCCCTCATCTCGGACGGCGTTCATTCGCTGAGCGACGTCGTCACGAGCCTCATAGGTTATGCGGGGATAAAAATCTCCTCGAAACCGCCCGACAAAAGCCACCCCTTCGGCCACTCGCGCTTTGAACCTCTGGTGGCTTTCCTGATCGGTGAAGCCCTAATCGTGGTCGCCTACGAAATTGGAAGGGATTCCCTGATGAGGCTCCTCCACGGGGAGACCATAGAGGTAAATGGTCTCATGCTCGGGGTTACGGTGGTTTCCATACTCGCCAAGGAGCTCATGTTCCGCTATTCAGTTCACATTGGCAGGAAGCTCAACAGTCAGATCCTAATAGCCGACGCCTACCACCACAGGAGCGACGTCCTGAGCAGCGTTGCGGTTCTAATCGGTTTAGGTGCCCAGAAACTCGGCTTTCAGCATGGCGATTCCCTCGCGGGTCTCGTGGTTTCCGTCTTCCTCGTCAAGGTTGCCCTTGAGATAATTCTGGAAAACGTCGGCTACCTCACCGGAAAGGCCCCATCTTTCGAGGTGTGCGAGGAGATAAAGAGGCGCGCGTTGAGCGTTCCCAACGTCCTCGGCGTTCATGATTTAAGGGCCCACTACGTTGGTAGCAAGCTCCACGTCGAGCTCCACGTCGAGGTTCCACCGGAACTTTCTCTGAAGGAGGCCCACGACATCAGCGAGGAGGTGAAGAGGCGCATAGAAGAAATCCCCGATGTGGAGGTCGCCTTCGTGCACGTGGACATAAAGGGGGTCACCGAGTAG
- a CDS encoding flippase, with amino-acid sequence MKGLSETNNALHRVARGMGIVLAGTVASMFLTFLSRAIIARHFDRYQYGSFTLTMTVISIAMTVALLGLQSGLPREISRYLKDRREKVPALVSTGLAMALAASMLMVALTVSLAPDLARLLNDRYIDKTLPLAAPALPFMVLTMLLVAVSRGHGRVRENLYYRNVLPPLLFLIILVAGLLIGADFTFVFLAYVLSQALSSLLLVRESCHLGFLPGRPILDWKIARELFLFSLPLMLTGILDYVMGWTDSLMLGYYFDPDTVGLYNGAAPIARLLPLFLNSMGFLYMPIATAFFTGGDIDGLRKLYRTTTRWVFILTFPVFLFVFVFPESAISLFFGSKYTDAATALRILSAGFMFHVMMGLNGMSLIAVGEPSANLTGNLFASMANVALNIVLIPVYGIEGAAVATSVSYVTANLYRTWWLHRKTGIHPFGRNYIKVLAPGLGLAVAITAIGVNDNLLTAIPVTVAGYLVYLAAILALRTVEVEDVELLDALEARTGANLKPLKKLLARFISGG; translated from the coding sequence GTGAAGGGATTGAGCGAAACCAACAATGCACTCCACAGAGTCGCCAGGGGCATGGGAATCGTCCTGGCCGGAACGGTGGCCTCGATGTTCCTGACGTTTCTCAGCAGGGCAATCATAGCGAGGCACTTCGACAGGTACCAGTACGGCTCCTTCACCCTCACCATGACCGTCATCAGCATAGCGATGACCGTCGCGCTCCTGGGCCTCCAGAGCGGTCTGCCGAGGGAGATATCGAGGTACCTGAAGGACAGGCGGGAAAAGGTTCCGGCCCTCGTCTCCACCGGCCTTGCCATGGCCCTGGCGGCGTCCATGCTCATGGTGGCCCTGACTGTTTCCCTTGCCCCCGACCTGGCCCGGCTCCTGAACGACAGGTATATAGACAAGACCCTTCCCCTCGCCGCCCCAGCGCTCCCCTTCATGGTGCTCACGATGCTCCTCGTGGCGGTTTCGAGAGGCCACGGCAGGGTGAGGGAGAACCTCTACTACCGCAACGTCCTGCCGCCCCTCCTGTTTTTGATCATTCTCGTGGCCGGACTTCTGATCGGGGCGGACTTTACCTTCGTGTTCCTCGCCTACGTCCTCTCCCAGGCCCTCTCGTCCCTCCTTCTCGTCCGCGAGTCCTGCCACCTTGGCTTCCTGCCGGGGAGGCCGATCCTCGACTGGAAAATAGCGAGGGAGCTGTTCCTTTTCTCCCTGCCCCTGATGCTAACCGGAATCCTCGATTACGTGATGGGCTGGACGGATTCGCTGATGCTCGGCTACTACTTCGACCCGGACACGGTGGGGCTGTACAACGGCGCGGCGCCGATAGCTAGGCTTCTCCCCCTCTTCCTGAACTCGATGGGATTCCTCTACATGCCCATAGCAACGGCCTTCTTCACCGGCGGCGACATCGATGGGCTCAGGAAGCTGTACCGCACCACCACGCGGTGGGTCTTCATACTGACCTTCCCGGTGTTCCTCTTCGTCTTCGTCTTCCCCGAGAGCGCCATCAGCCTGTTCTTCGGATCCAAGTACACCGATGCCGCCACCGCGCTTAGAATACTCTCGGCGGGCTTCATGTTCCACGTAATGATGGGCCTCAACGGAATGAGCCTCATAGCAGTCGGAGAGCCCTCCGCCAACCTGACCGGCAACCTCTTCGCTTCAATGGCAAACGTGGCCCTGAACATCGTTCTCATACCCGTCTACGGCATAGAGGGCGCGGCGGTGGCAACTTCCGTATCGTACGTCACCGCCAACCTGTACAGAACCTGGTGGCTCCACAGGAAGACGGGGATACACCCCTTTGGAAGGAACTACATCAAGGTTCTGGCCCCGGGACTGGGCCTGGCCGTGGCGATAACGGCGATAGGGGTGAACGATAACCTGCTCACCGCGATCCCGGTCACCGTTGCCGGCTACCTCGTTTACCTGGCCGCGATACTGGCCCTGAGGACGGTTGAGGTGGAGGACGTCGAGCTCCTCGATGCCCTCGAAGCCAGGACGGGGGCGAACCTGAAGCCCCTCAAAAAACTCCTCGCCCGCTTCATTTCAGGCGGGTAA
- a CDS encoding DUF4258 domain-containing protein, which translates to MGIKYIPHALERMKERGISRELVEEALQSPDDTTEGYLGRKVAQKRINGKLIRVIYEEIENEVVVITAYVTSKVKKYGGE; encoded by the coding sequence TTGGGCATAAAATACATTCCACACGCGCTGGAGAGAATGAAGGAAAGGGGGATAAGCAGGGAACTCGTGGAAGAGGCTCTCCAATCGCCAGATGATACCACAGAGGGATACCTTGGAAGAAAGGTGGCTCAAAAACGGATAAACGGAAAGCTCATTAGGGTGATTTACGAGGAAATTGAGAATGAGGTAGTTGTCATCACGGCCTACGTTACCTCAAAGGTAAAGAAGTACGGGGGTGAGTAG